A part of Myxococcus landrumus genomic DNA contains:
- a CDS encoding type I polyketide synthase codes for MSREFYEKIANLPPKRLALLALELNTENEALKRTRSEPIAIVGTSCRLPGGVETPEDFWRLLSNGVDAIREVPRDRWDAEALFDPEPGRPGKTYARWGGFIDGIEHFDAGFFGISPREASRMDPQHRMLLELAWEALERSGQPADQLAGSRTGVFLGVIGSDYARLQAERLGGSLDIYHLTGTCLNAAAGRLSYALGLQGPSMAIDTACSSSLVALHTACQSLRNRDCDLALAAGVNLVLSPEGAIALASSRGLAPDGRCKTFDEAADGFVRAEGVAVVVLKRLSQAQADGDDILALIAGSSVNQDGASSGLMVPNGPAQERVIRQALANAGLSPSEISFIEAHGTGTSLGDPIELQALAQVFGEGRTTESPLVVGAVKSNIGHLEATAGLAGILKVVLALRHEAIPRNLHFKRLNPNIAIGDAPVVIPTEQRPWPRGERPRFAGVSAFGLSGTNAHIILGEAPKQEETPTTARGAELMVLSARSPEALVAVARRHAAWLTEHPEVSLRDACATAALRRAHHEHRLAIAGRTHAEVAEKLQALANGEAVAGGVVGRKAGGARRRVVFVFPGQGSQWLGMGRRLLEEEPAFRTALRRCAEAIRAEAGFDVLEVLAADAEHSRLGEIDVIQPVLFAMEVALAELWRAWGIEPDAVVGHSMGEVAAAHVAGALSLEDAAAIICRRSKLLRTVSGRGAMFMVDLTLEEAKEALRGFEDRVSVAVSNGVRSTVLSGDPVALEAVTARLAAREVFFRPVKVDVASHSPQMDPLRPDLLAALQGVQPRAANIPMCSTVTGGMVDGTSLQARYWADNLREPVLFSTAIERLATEGHDLFIELSPHPILLPAVEQHLRHLGRGGIVVPSLRRDEDERSSMLAALGAIHVSGHAVDLRRQHPVRGRPVALPTYAWQRESFWVEAPAHSRRARTAGRHPLLGEHVALAAQPGTHLWQTELAADSPAYLSDHLVHGEVVLPGAAYLEMAVAGAVEALGAKRWMLEDVSFQALMTVPREEGLPVQLGITPEAEGTSRFQIFSRPSAEASWTLHAEGRLRAEAGEPVAFSLEETRTRCTERVDGEAHYQVMQERGVDFGPSFRVLKELWRTKGEALARFELPPSVASELSTHQIHPVLLDACFQVINGAALGEARGETFVPVGLDSLRVHGRPGRALWGHGVVRRDASGAEGTLEGEVTLIDAEGRVLVEARGLVCRRLKATRRRSVDEIDSWMYAVDWQESPRTAPATPATGREPGVWLLFGDRQGFGRKVQALLEARGESCVLVAHGESYRRVEAGRYEVDPSRPEGFTQLLKSEFGAGKPACRGIVHLFSLDAPGPGERPEALAEAQRLGVKSALHLAQALVEASFRDVPRLWLVSGGIHAVNAGDAVSHVEHAPLWGLGRVLSVEHSELACTNVDLQSLDEAEAASFVEELLTPSPEDQLALRGGARFVARLERMEREATPATELRPDGTYLITGGLGGLGLKLAEWLVSRGARSLALVGRREASEEARRVIEKLEATGVQVQVCKADVAVREDVARVIAELQGGAPLRGLIHAAAVLDDAFLVNLTAERFDKVMAPKVQGAWNLHAATAGLPLDFFVLFSAAGALLGSPGQGNYVASNTFLDSLAAWRRGQGLPALSINWGAWGEVGLAAASTNRGDRMALRGIASMSPDQALEALGRLLGSTRARVAVMRFDLRQWREFYLTASQSPFVSRLPIEQSATTPSRATTGAFVEKLKAAAQGEQPRLLEAHLREQIGQVLRLSPAKIDPQVSLGSLGLDSLMGLEIRNRLEASLGLRLQATLLWRHPTVEGLVGFLVERLQLAPAPKVEQPRNEEAALEAAIVNNVKQLSDAEAEALLAEKLAAFGEEN; via the coding sequence CTGGACATCTACCACCTCACGGGCACGTGCCTGAACGCGGCCGCCGGACGGCTCTCGTATGCGCTGGGTCTGCAAGGCCCGAGCATGGCCATCGACACGGCGTGCTCGTCCTCGCTCGTGGCGCTCCACACGGCCTGCCAGAGCCTTCGCAACCGCGACTGCGACTTGGCGCTCGCGGCGGGAGTGAACCTCGTGCTCTCGCCGGAGGGAGCCATCGCGCTGGCGAGCAGCCGGGGTCTCGCTCCGGATGGACGCTGCAAGACGTTCGATGAGGCCGCTGACGGCTTCGTCCGCGCCGAGGGTGTCGCCGTCGTTGTCCTCAAGCGGCTCTCGCAAGCGCAGGCGGACGGTGACGACATCCTCGCGCTCATCGCGGGCTCATCCGTGAACCAGGACGGCGCCAGCAGCGGCCTGATGGTTCCCAATGGCCCGGCGCAGGAGCGGGTCATCCGTCAGGCGCTGGCGAACGCGGGGCTCTCTCCGTCGGAGATCTCCTTCATCGAGGCGCACGGCACAGGCACGTCGCTGGGAGACCCCATCGAGCTCCAGGCCCTGGCCCAGGTCTTCGGCGAAGGCCGCACGACGGAGTCACCGCTCGTGGTGGGTGCGGTGAAGTCGAACATCGGCCACCTGGAGGCGACCGCTGGCCTGGCCGGCATCCTCAAGGTGGTGCTCGCGCTCCGGCATGAGGCCATCCCGCGCAACCTGCACTTCAAGCGCCTGAACCCGAACATCGCCATCGGCGACGCGCCCGTGGTCATTCCCACCGAGCAGCGGCCCTGGCCCCGTGGAGAGCGTCCCCGGTTCGCGGGTGTGAGCGCGTTCGGTTTGAGCGGGACCAACGCTCACATCATCCTGGGGGAAGCACCGAAGCAGGAGGAGACACCCACCACCGCGCGAGGCGCGGAGTTGATGGTGCTCTCGGCCCGGAGCCCCGAGGCCCTGGTGGCCGTGGCACGGCGCCACGCGGCCTGGTTGACGGAGCATCCGGAGGTTTCACTTCGAGATGCCTGCGCGACGGCGGCGCTTCGGCGCGCACACCATGAGCATCGCCTGGCCATCGCGGGGCGGACTCACGCGGAGGTCGCGGAGAAGCTCCAGGCGCTCGCGAACGGTGAAGCGGTCGCCGGAGGCGTCGTGGGCCGCAAGGCGGGTGGGGCCCGCCGCAGGGTTGTCTTCGTGTTTCCGGGCCAGGGCTCGCAGTGGCTGGGGATGGGCCGGCGTCTGCTGGAGGAGGAGCCCGCGTTCAGGACCGCGCTGCGGCGCTGCGCCGAGGCCATCCGCGCCGAGGCGGGCTTCGATGTGCTCGAAGTCCTCGCGGCGGACGCGGAGCATTCGCGCCTGGGCGAGATTGACGTCATCCAGCCCGTGCTGTTCGCCATGGAGGTCGCCCTGGCGGAGCTCTGGCGCGCATGGGGCATCGAGCCCGACGCGGTGGTGGGTCACAGCATGGGCGAGGTGGCCGCGGCGCATGTTGCTGGCGCGCTGAGCCTGGAGGATGCGGCGGCCATCATCTGCCGTCGCAGCAAGCTCCTGCGCACGGTGAGTGGCCGGGGCGCCATGTTCATGGTCGACCTCACGCTGGAGGAGGCGAAGGAGGCCCTGCGCGGCTTCGAGGACCGCGTCTCCGTCGCGGTGAGCAACGGCGTGCGTTCGACCGTGCTCTCCGGTGACCCGGTCGCGCTCGAAGCGGTGACGGCGCGGCTCGCGGCCCGGGAGGTCTTCTTCCGCCCGGTGAAGGTGGACGTCGCGTCGCACAGTCCCCAGATGGACCCGCTGCGTCCCGACCTGCTCGCCGCGCTCCAGGGCGTCCAGCCCCGAGCGGCGAATATCCCCATGTGCTCGACCGTGACGGGCGGCATGGTGGATGGCACGTCGCTCCAGGCGCGCTACTGGGCGGACAACCTGCGAGAGCCGGTGCTGTTCTCCACCGCCATCGAGCGGCTCGCGACGGAGGGGCATGACCTCTTCATCGAGCTGAGCCCCCATCCCATCCTCCTTCCGGCGGTGGAGCAGCACCTGCGGCACCTCGGGCGGGGGGGCATCGTCGTCCCGTCGCTTCGTCGAGACGAGGACGAGCGCAGCTCGATGTTGGCCGCGCTCGGTGCGATTCACGTCTCGGGACACGCGGTGGACCTGCGCCGCCAGCACCCGGTGCGTGGCCGCCCGGTGGCGCTGCCCACATACGCGTGGCAACGCGAGTCCTTCTGGGTCGAAGCCCCGGCCCACTCGCGGCGTGCTCGCACGGCCGGCCGCCATCCGCTGCTCGGCGAGCACGTGGCGCTGGCGGCGCAGCCTGGAACGCACCTCTGGCAGACGGAGCTGGCCGCGGACAGTCCGGCCTATCTCTCGGACCACCTCGTGCATGGCGAGGTCGTGTTGCCCGGTGCGGCCTATCTGGAGATGGCGGTGGCCGGCGCGGTGGAGGCGCTGGGCGCGAAGCGCTGGATGCTCGAAGACGTGTCCTTCCAGGCGCTGATGACGGTGCCTCGGGAGGAAGGGCTCCCGGTGCAACTGGGCATCACCCCGGAGGCGGAGGGCACCTCGCGGTTCCAGATCTTCAGCCGCCCCTCGGCAGAGGCGAGCTGGACGCTGCATGCCGAAGGACGGCTTCGCGCAGAGGCCGGAGAGCCGGTGGCCTTCTCGCTGGAGGAGACGCGGACCCGCTGCACGGAGCGGGTGGACGGTGAGGCGCACTACCAGGTGATGCAGGAGCGCGGCGTCGACTTTGGCCCCAGCTTCCGCGTGCTGAAGGAGCTGTGGCGCACGAAGGGTGAGGCCCTCGCGCGCTTCGAGCTGCCGCCTTCGGTCGCCTCGGAGCTATCGACCCACCAGATTCATCCGGTGCTGCTGGACGCCTGCTTCCAGGTCATCAACGGGGCGGCGCTGGGGGAGGCACGTGGCGAGACGTTCGTCCCGGTGGGGCTCGACAGCCTCCGCGTCCACGGGCGCCCGGGCCGGGCACTGTGGGGCCATGGTGTCGTCCGCCGCGATGCGAGCGGCGCGGAGGGAACCCTCGAGGGCGAGGTGACGTTGATCGATGCGGAGGGGCGCGTCCTCGTGGAGGCGCGGGGCCTGGTCTGCCGGCGACTGAAGGCCACGCGGCGGCGCTCCGTCGATGAGATCGACAGTTGGATGTATGCGGTGGATTGGCAGGAGTCTCCGCGGACGGCGCCCGCCACCCCCGCGACGGGCCGCGAGCCCGGGGTGTGGCTCCTGTTCGGAGATCGTCAGGGCTTCGGGCGCAAGGTGCAGGCGCTGCTCGAGGCGCGCGGTGAGTCCTGCGTCCTGGTCGCTCATGGGGAGTCGTATCGCCGCGTCGAAGCCGGCCGGTACGAAGTGGACCCCTCGCGGCCCGAAGGCTTCACCCAGCTCCTCAAGAGCGAGTTCGGCGCCGGCAAGCCCGCGTGCCGTGGGATCGTTCACCTCTTCAGCCTCGATGCGCCGGGGCCGGGCGAGCGTCCGGAGGCGCTGGCCGAGGCACAGCGTCTCGGCGTCAAGAGCGCGCTGCACCTCGCGCAGGCGCTGGTCGAGGCGAGCTTCCGCGATGTGCCCAGGCTGTGGCTGGTGTCGGGTGGCATCCACGCCGTCAACGCCGGGGACGCGGTGTCCCATGTCGAGCACGCGCCGCTGTGGGGGCTTGGACGTGTCCTCTCGGTGGAGCACTCCGAGCTGGCTTGCACCAACGTGGACCTCCAGTCGCTGGACGAAGCGGAGGCCGCGTCGTTCGTCGAGGAGCTGCTGACGCCCTCTCCGGAGGATCAGCTCGCGCTGCGAGGTGGGGCGCGCTTCGTGGCGCGACTCGAACGGATGGAGCGCGAGGCGACTCCCGCCACGGAGCTGCGCCCCGACGGCACGTACCTCATCACCGGTGGACTCGGTGGCCTGGGGTTGAAGCTCGCGGAGTGGCTCGTGTCCCGTGGGGCACGGTCCCTGGCGCTCGTCGGACGCAGGGAGGCGTCGGAGGAGGCTCGGCGGGTCATCGAGAAACTCGAGGCGACGGGTGTCCAGGTCCAGGTGTGCAAGGCGGACGTGGCGGTGCGTGAGGACGTGGCGCGGGTGATCGCGGAGCTCCAAGGTGGAGCGCCACTCAGGGGCCTCATCCATGCGGCGGCGGTCCTCGATGACGCCTTCCTGGTGAACCTCACCGCGGAGCGCTTCGACAAGGTGATGGCGCCCAAGGTCCAGGGTGCGTGGAACCTGCACGCGGCGACGGCGGGACTGCCGCTCGACTTCTTCGTGCTCTTCTCGGCGGCGGGTGCGCTGCTGGGGTCCCCGGGACAGGGCAACTATGTGGCGTCGAACACCTTCCTCGACTCGCTGGCGGCGTGGCGGCGAGGCCAGGGGCTCCCGGCGCTGAGCATCAACTGGGGCGCCTGGGGCGAGGTGGGCCTGGCGGCCGCGAGCACCAACCGGGGCGACCGCATGGCCTTGCGTGGCATCGCGAGCATGTCACCGGACCAGGCGCTGGAGGCCCTGGGCCGGTTGTTGGGCAGCACCCGCGCGCGCGTCGCGGTGATGCGCTTCGACCTGCGGCAGTGGCGTGAGTTCTACCTGACGGCTTCGCAGTCGCCGTTCGTCTCGCGGCTCCCCATCGAGCAGTCCGCGACGACCCCATCCCGAGCCACCACGGGAGCCTTCGTGGAGAAGCTCAAGGCGGCGGCCCAAGGTGAGCAGCCGCGACTCCTCGAAGCGCACCTGCGCGAGCAGATTGGCCAGGTGCTGCGGTTGTCGCCGGCGAAGATCGACCCGCAGGTGTCGCTGGGCAGTCTGGGCCTGGACTCGCTGATGGGCCTGGAGATTCGCAACCGGCTGGAGGCGAGCCTGGGGCTTCGGCTGCAAGCGACGCTCCTGTGGCGCCATCCCACGGTGGAGGGCCTCGTCGGCTTCCTGGTCGAGCGGCTGCAGCTCGCCCCCGCGCCGAAGGTCGAGCAGCCCCGGAATGAAGAGGCGGCCCTGGAGGCCGCCATCGTCAACAACGTCAAACAGCTCTCGGACGCAGAGGCCGAAGCACTCCTCGCGGAGAAGCTCGCCGCGTTCGGGGAAGAGAACTGA